From a region of the Thermomicrobium roseum DSM 5159 genome:
- a CDS encoding ABC transporter substrate-binding protein, with product MAEQRAERWLNRAMQRRRFLRLTALGAGIAGLGLLTACARQEATPTPAPAATPPGPAPAQTPAAAASPAPAGSGTFVIARLTDTITLDPSRQYELTSPIVMGACYERLVTIQPPDIRTVQFQLAEKVDISQDVTTYTFTLRAGPRFASGNPVTSADVVFSFNRLRELKDNPSWLADIIQTMETPDERTVRITLTEPNAAFLAMLVSPNFSVLDSQVVKQQGGTDQPGADKTDKATEWLNQNSAGSGPFVLKGWVKEQEIVMERNPNYWGSPAPLERVIIRHIPDPTAQRQLLERGDVDAAHNLDADLIAEVERAGTAQIVRGDTLDTEYFAMHTSPAVGKELADRRVRQAIAYAIDYDGIIQQLLRGAAVRPPSVIPSGLLGVAEAEDARYRTDPERAKQLLAEAGLANGFELTLTFSSGGTEVGGVSSEVLASKIADDLRKVGIRVTLDPRAPDVRLADYRAGKLQCTISGWTPDFLDPHGWAIPFGVPGEAAAKRVAYDNPQVADLFQRAAKTADPQERARLYAEGQRLLNQDAPFLCLYQPKAQIAVGKNVQGYVFDPVIGVDLSKVRKS from the coding sequence ATGGCCGAACAGCGAGCAGAGAGGTGGCTGAATCGCGCCATGCAGCGGCGCCGTTTTCTCCGGCTCACCGCCCTCGGGGCGGGAATCGCCGGCCTGGGTCTCCTGACGGCCTGCGCACGCCAGGAGGCGACACCGACTCCGGCGCCAGCCGCGACGCCACCCGGACCGGCCCCGGCGCAGACGCCAGCTGCTGCCGCCTCCCCGGCACCAGCCGGCAGCGGCACCTTCGTCATCGCACGTCTCACCGATACGATCACGCTCGACCCCTCGCGCCAGTACGAGCTCACCTCACCGATCGTCATGGGCGCGTGTTACGAGCGCTTGGTCACCATCCAGCCACCGGACATCCGCACTGTCCAGTTCCAGCTGGCCGAGAAGGTCGATATCAGCCAGGACGTCACGACCTATACCTTCACCCTGCGCGCAGGTCCCCGCTTCGCGTCCGGGAATCCCGTGACATCGGCCGACGTCGTCTTCAGCTTCAACCGGTTGCGCGAGCTGAAGGACAACCCCTCCTGGCTGGCTGACATCATCCAGACGATGGAAACGCCCGACGAGCGCACCGTCCGCATCACCTTGACCGAACCCAACGCCGCGTTCTTGGCTATGCTCGTCTCGCCGAACTTCTCCGTCCTCGACTCCCAGGTCGTCAAGCAGCAGGGCGGAACGGACCAGCCGGGAGCGGACAAGACCGACAAGGCCACCGAATGGCTCAACCAGAACTCGGCTGGCTCCGGTCCCTTCGTCCTCAAGGGCTGGGTCAAAGAACAAGAGATCGTCATGGAGCGCAACCCCAACTACTGGGGTTCACCAGCTCCGCTCGAGCGCGTCATCATCCGGCACATACCCGATCCCACCGCCCAGCGACAGTTGCTCGAGCGCGGCGACGTCGACGCTGCCCACAATCTGGACGCTGACCTCATTGCCGAGGTCGAGCGCGCGGGAACTGCCCAGATCGTACGCGGTGACACCCTCGACACCGAATACTTCGCCATGCACACCAGTCCGGCAGTCGGCAAGGAGCTGGCCGATCGGCGCGTGCGGCAAGCGATCGCCTACGCCATCGACTACGACGGGATCATCCAGCAACTCCTGCGCGGTGCAGCGGTCCGCCCGCCCTCGGTGATCCCCAGTGGTCTCCTGGGAGTGGCGGAAGCCGAGGACGCTCGCTATCGGACGGACCCCGAGCGGGCCAAGCAGCTCCTCGCCGAAGCTGGCTTGGCCAACGGCTTCGAGCTCACGCTCACCTTCAGCAGTGGCGGGACCGAGGTCGGTGGCGTGTCCTCCGAAGTCCTCGCTAGCAAGATCGCCGATGACCTGCGCAAGGTCGGGATCCGCGTCACGCTCGACCCCCGTGCACCGGACGTGCGTCTGGCGGATTACCGAGCCGGCAAGCTGCAATGCACGATCTCCGGCTGGACTCCGGACTTCCTCGACCCGCACGGCTGGGCCATCCCCTTCGGTGTCCCGGGCGAGGCCGCAGCCAAGCGCGTGGCTTACGACAATCCGCAAGTCGCGGATCTGTTCCAGCGCGCCGCCAAGACGGCCGACCCGCAAGAACGAGCTCGCCTCTATGCCGAGGGACAGCGGCTCCTCAACCAGGACGCGCCCTTCCTGTGCCTCTACCAACCCAAGGCCCAGATCGCGGTCGGGAAGAACGTGCAGGGATACGTGTTCGATCCGGTCATCGGGGTCGATCTGAGCAAGGTCCGCAAGAGCTAG
- the hypF gene encoding carbamoyltransferase HypF, which yields MAARSERSRILAWSIRVTGVVQGVGFRPFVYRLATRLGLGGWVLNTEQGVEIVVEGPEPALATFLSELESNPPPAARIASLSVQQTRPIGFAQFTIRESAQGDRPTTRVSPDLATCDACLRELFDPADRRFHYPYINCTNCGPRYSIILSLPYDRPRTTMKDWSLCPDCDREYHDPGDRRFHAQPIACPLCGPQYQLCTATGQLVARGEDAVRLAASWLVAGKILAVKGIGGYHLACDARNAAAVWALRERKFRKEKPFALMVRDLDTAAQLVELDDAASALLGSPARPILLLPARIELPGVAPENRDFGIMLPYAPLHYLLFAFGAPAVLVMTSANRSDEPIAFCDDDAFARLSGIADAFLVGERPIARRIDDSVIRHGPSGSILVRRARGLAPAVVATLPTTRPILAVGADLKNTVTLVVAGQAFVSQHIGDLEHWPVVEAFSTTIRDLCAMYEVNLDEALIVHDAHPEYVSTRLAQELPGTHVAVQHHRAHIASVLAEHECWDDSVVGFAFDGTGYGDDSSIWGGEVFVGSLVGGLRRVASLRPVLLPGGDAAARWPVQAAAGFLAMLPELPDLHASPFAFPKRYDEACTVLRRRVRCHPTTSMGRLFDTVAALCGFTRPITFEGQAAIWLEHLARQAGEVAPYPFPFVNHELDFRPLLAAVIRDRQRGRDIAAIARAFHEAVAHAICSVAAYCREAYGIRHVVLSGGVFQNMLLLTRVQQLLGQTTVWVNRMVPPNDGGISLGQAALAAARDAS from the coding sequence GTGGCTGCACGATCTGAAAGATCACGCATCCTGGCCTGGTCCATTCGTGTCACCGGTGTCGTCCAGGGAGTCGGCTTCCGGCCCTTCGTCTATCGCCTGGCGACGAGGCTCGGGTTAGGGGGATGGGTGCTCAATACGGAACAGGGCGTCGAGATCGTAGTCGAGGGACCCGAGCCCGCGCTCGCGACCTTCCTGTCCGAGCTGGAGTCCAACCCACCGCCAGCCGCCCGCATCGCGAGCCTGAGTGTCCAGCAGACTCGGCCGATCGGCTTCGCACAGTTCACGATCCGCGAGAGCGCCCAAGGTGACCGACCGACGACTCGCGTGTCGCCTGACCTAGCGACATGCGACGCGTGCCTGCGCGAGCTGTTCGACCCAGCCGATCGGCGCTTCCACTACCCGTATATCAATTGCACGAACTGCGGGCCCCGCTACAGTATCATCCTCTCCTTACCCTATGACCGGCCACGCACGACCATGAAGGATTGGTCCCTCTGCCCTGATTGTGACCGGGAATACCACGATCCTGGAGATCGGCGCTTCCACGCCCAGCCGATCGCCTGCCCGCTCTGTGGACCGCAGTACCAACTGTGCACAGCAACGGGCCAGCTCGTCGCCCGAGGAGAGGATGCCGTTCGTCTGGCGGCTAGCTGGTTGGTTGCTGGGAAAATTCTCGCTGTGAAAGGGATCGGCGGCTACCACCTAGCGTGTGACGCACGGAATGCCGCTGCGGTCTGGGCGCTCCGCGAGCGGAAGTTCCGCAAGGAGAAACCGTTCGCCTTGATGGTTCGAGATCTCGATACCGCGGCCCAGCTCGTCGAGCTGGACGACGCAGCCAGCGCCCTCCTCGGGAGTCCAGCTCGCCCCATCCTCCTTCTGCCGGCCAGGATCGAGCTGCCAGGTGTTGCGCCCGAGAATCGCGACTTTGGAATCATGCTGCCGTACGCTCCCTTGCACTACTTGCTCTTTGCCTTCGGTGCTCCCGCTGTTCTCGTCATGACCAGCGCGAACCGCTCAGACGAGCCGATCGCCTTCTGCGACGACGACGCGTTCGCTCGTCTGAGCGGTATCGCCGACGCGTTCCTGGTTGGAGAGCGGCCGATCGCCCGAAGGATAGACGACTCGGTTATACGCCACGGTCCGAGCGGATCCATCCTGGTTCGCCGTGCGCGCGGCCTTGCACCAGCCGTCGTCGCCACACTCCCGACCACGCGACCGATCCTCGCTGTCGGTGCAGACCTCAAGAACACGGTAACGCTCGTCGTCGCTGGCCAGGCATTCGTGAGCCAGCACATCGGTGACCTCGAGCATTGGCCGGTCGTCGAGGCATTTTCGACCACCATCCGCGACCTTTGCGCCATGTACGAGGTCAACCTCGATGAGGCGCTGATCGTCCACGATGCGCACCCGGAGTATGTCTCCACTCGACTGGCACAGGAGTTGCCCGGCACGCACGTCGCGGTGCAGCACCACCGCGCCCATATCGCCAGCGTTCTGGCTGAGCATGAATGCTGGGACGATTCCGTAGTCGGCTTCGCCTTCGATGGTACTGGATACGGCGACGACAGCAGTATCTGGGGTGGCGAGGTCTTCGTGGGAAGCCTGGTCGGCGGGCTGCGGCGTGTGGCATCGCTGCGGCCAGTGCTCCTGCCTGGTGGAGATGCAGCCGCACGATGGCCCGTGCAAGCAGCGGCCGGATTCTTGGCCATGCTCCCCGAGCTTCCCGATCTGCACGCCTCCCCCTTCGCGTTCCCGAAGCGGTACGACGAGGCCTGCACAGTACTGCGACGCCGGGTGCGCTGCCACCCCACGACGTCAATGGGGCGACTCTTCGACACGGTTGCCGCTCTCTGTGGCTTCACGCGACCGATCACCTTCGAGGGGCAGGCAGCGATCTGGTTGGAGCATCTGGCCCGCCAGGCGGGTGAGGTCGCCCCGTACCCCTTCCCGTTCGTCAACCACGAACTTGACTTCCGGCCGCTCCTCGCGGCAGTCATTCGCGATCGCCAGCGCGGGCGCGACATCGCTGCCATCGCTCGCGCCTTCCACGAGGCGGTCGCCCACGCGATCTGCTCGGTGGCTGCGTATTGCCGAGAAGCCTACGGGATACGCCACGTCGTCCTCTCAGGAGGAGTTTTCCAAAACATGCTGCTCCTGACGCGCGTGCAGCAGCTTCTCGGCCAGACGACGGTCTGGGTGAACCGGATGGTTCCGCCCAACGACGGCGGGATCAGTCTGGGGCAGGCAGCCCTCGCTGCTGCGCGCGACGCGTCGTAA
- a CDS encoding glutaredoxin: MGRLELYGTRWCPYTAELRSSLEWRGVAFIEYDVDADVDARQRLLQLTGGRRTIPVLVEDGRVVLIGWQGRGCTI; encoded by the coding sequence ATGGGACGGCTTGAGCTATACGGAACGCGCTGGTGTCCGTACACTGCCGAATTACGGTCGTCACTGGAGTGGCGAGGAGTCGCGTTCATCGAATACGACGTCGATGCCGACGTCGATGCACGCCAGCGTCTCCTCCAACTCACGGGTGGCAGGCGAACGATCCCGGTCCTGGTCGAGGATGGCCGGGTAGTCTTGATCGGGTGGCAGGGTCGTGGCTGCACGATCTGA
- a CDS encoding SIS domain-containing protein, which translates to MGQPLSRFVHDRLLERNTLSRAFFPCEAERLAAICREMAERFLAGGRLLAFGRGPYATDAQHVSVEFIHPVIVGKRALPALDLSLSFAEWSTAILQPQDIVMGFGSPEGDPLVQRILAVLRSRGALTLALPGKGESADYAVETPTADPFIHQELLEVLYHTLWETVHVFFEHRQLAGYEVGELAAFYPFLGGTPVDLRAVEPEVAGSIIAKAEEVERLRAELAREQAGVIADTAVAIAQRLERGGKLICLGNGGSATDANDLAVDCVMPPAGYHSLPAISLALEPANLTAIANDVGQEVMFLRQLIPHAQAHDVVIGFSTSGGSTNVIMALEEARKRGLLTVGLLGYDGGEILRRQLVDHAIVVHCDYIPRIQEAQASAYHVLREALEVTLYGTA; encoded by the coding sequence ATGGGCCAGCCGCTCTCGAGGTTCGTCCATGACCGGCTGCTCGAGCGGAATACGCTCTCGCGTGCGTTCTTTCCGTGCGAGGCTGAGCGCCTCGCAGCGATTTGCCGCGAGATGGCAGAGCGGTTTCTCGCCGGCGGACGCCTGCTCGCGTTCGGTCGAGGTCCGTATGCAACCGACGCGCAACACGTGTCGGTCGAGTTCATCCACCCAGTCATCGTCGGCAAGCGCGCCTTGCCAGCGCTGGACCTGAGCCTCTCCTTCGCCGAATGGAGTACAGCGATCCTACAACCGCAGGACATCGTCATGGGGTTCGGCTCCCCGGAAGGAGATCCGCTTGTTCAGCGCATTTTGGCCGTTTTGCGTTCCCGCGGCGCACTGACCCTCGCCCTTCCCGGAAAAGGAGAGAGCGCGGACTATGCGGTCGAGACCCCGACCGCTGACCCGTTCATTCACCAGGAACTCCTCGAGGTGCTCTACCACACCCTGTGGGAGACGGTGCACGTCTTCTTCGAGCACCGGCAGCTTGCGGGGTACGAGGTCGGTGAACTGGCGGCGTTTTACCCGTTCCTCGGTGGAACGCCAGTCGACCTGCGAGCGGTCGAGCCGGAGGTCGCAGGCTCGATCATAGCCAAGGCGGAGGAGGTTGAGCGATTGCGCGCGGAACTCGCCAGGGAACAGGCCGGAGTGATCGCCGATACGGCGGTCGCGATCGCCCAACGCCTGGAGCGGGGCGGCAAGCTGATCTGCCTCGGGAATGGTGGCTCGGCGACCGACGCCAATGACCTGGCCGTGGACTGCGTCATGCCGCCGGCAGGATACCACTCTCTCCCGGCCATCTCGCTGGCTCTCGAGCCAGCCAACTTGACAGCGATTGCCAACGATGTGGGCCAGGAGGTGATGTTCCTGCGCCAGCTGATTCCGCATGCGCAGGCTCACGACGTGGTGATCGGCTTCTCGACCAGTGGAGGATCGACGAACGTGATCATGGCGCTGGAGGAGGCCCGGAAGCGAGGTCTCTTGACGGTCGGCTTGCTCGGCTACGACGGCGGCGAGATTCTGCGGCGGCAGCTCGTCGACCACGCGATCGTCGTTCATTGCGACTACATTCCGCGCATCCAGGAAGCCCAGGCCTCGGCGTACCATGTTCTGCGCGAGGCGTTGGAGGTCACGCTCTATGGGACGGCTTGA
- the hypE gene encoding hydrogenase expression/formation protein HypE: MRATIVGLPFHDSTIELAHGAGGKASRRLIEGLFLPLLMNPMLAELHDAALLATGHGTLALTTDAFVVRPLRFPGGSIGELAVNGTINDLAVSGARPLALAAAFIVEAGLSSDVLRAEVEALAAAAARAGVPVVTGDTKVVEHGKADGLYIVTTGLGFVDPRLRLGSGFVQPGDRVLVSGPIGDHGITVLLARGELDLEADLVSDTRPLTPFVDALTATAAPGLRWMRDPTRGGVATALNELARDTGLAVVLEEEAIPVRDAVRGACEVLGLDPLHIANEGQLLVVVAPEWADAALAALRSVPGGQDAACIGTIETHPPGVVTVTTAYGGRRVVDMLVGDPLPRIC; encoded by the coding sequence ATGCGTGCGACGATCGTCGGTCTTCCCTTTCACGACTCGACCATCGAGCTTGCCCATGGAGCAGGTGGCAAGGCAAGCCGACGGCTCATCGAGGGACTTTTCCTGCCGCTGCTCATGAATCCGATGCTCGCCGAGTTGCATGATGCCGCCCTGCTCGCGACCGGCCACGGTACACTGGCGCTGACGACGGATGCCTTCGTGGTGCGCCCCCTCCGCTTTCCCGGCGGCTCCATCGGTGAGCTCGCGGTTAACGGAACGATCAATGACCTCGCGGTCAGCGGCGCCCGCCCGCTCGCCCTGGCAGCTGCGTTCATCGTGGAGGCTGGACTCTCTAGCGACGTTCTCCGTGCTGAGGTCGAGGCACTGGCGGCAGCAGCAGCGCGTGCCGGAGTTCCGGTGGTGACCGGCGATACCAAGGTCGTGGAGCACGGCAAGGCTGATGGGCTGTACATCGTCACCACTGGCCTCGGGTTCGTCGATCCCCGGCTCCGCCTCGGATCGGGCTTCGTCCAACCCGGCGACCGGGTGCTCGTCTCCGGCCCCATTGGGGATCACGGCATCACGGTGCTCCTGGCTCGCGGGGAGCTGGATCTGGAGGCTGATCTAGTCTCCGATACGCGCCCCCTCACACCATTCGTCGATGCGCTCACCGCCACAGCGGCTCCTGGTCTCCGCTGGATGCGCGATCCCACACGAGGCGGCGTGGCAACAGCCCTCAATGAGCTGGCGCGCGACACTGGTTTGGCGGTCGTTCTCGAGGAAGAAGCTATACCTGTCCGTGATGCAGTCCGTGGTGCCTGCGAAGTCCTCGGACTCGACCCCCTCCATATCGCCAACGAGGGGCAGCTCCTGGTGGTCGTGGCACCAGAGTGGGCCGACGCAGCGCTCGCCGCGCTGCGCAGCGTACCTGGAGGTCAGGATGCTGCCTGCATCGGAACCATCGAGACACACCCACCGGGTGTCGTCACCGTAACCACTGCTTACGGAGGCCGGCGCGTCGTTGACATGCTGGTCGGTGACCCACTGCCACGCATCTGCTAG
- the hypD gene encoding hydrogenase formation protein HypD has protein sequence MRYVDELRDPKLIRAVAAEIWRAVDPERHYRIMEVCGGHTHAIYRHGLPELLPPMIELVHGPGCPVCVLPMGRIDDGLALAEQPNVIFAAFGDMMRVPGRKGTPLEYQARGADVRMVYSPLDALKLAQANPQKHVVFFAIGFETTAPSTALTLMRAKQLGIRNFSVFCNHVLIVPAIRAILDSPDMRLDGFIGPGHVSTVIGCRPYLFVARDYGKPLVVSGFEPLDLLQAILMILRQLREGRAEVENQYRRVVPWNGNPAALKAMAEVFELRPYFEWRGLGFISQSAFKIAPAYADWDAEVRFDIPGIRVTDPKAAQCGEVLKGVLKPPQCKLFGRECTPEHPIGALMVSNEGACAAYYHYVHRLSATRSA, from the coding sequence ATGCGATACGTTGACGAACTCCGCGACCCAAAGCTCATCCGAGCAGTGGCAGCAGAGATTTGGCGGGCGGTCGACCCAGAGCGGCACTATCGGATCATGGAAGTCTGCGGCGGGCATACCCACGCGATTTATCGCCACGGCCTGCCTGAGCTTCTTCCGCCTATGATCGAGCTGGTGCACGGGCCCGGTTGCCCAGTCTGCGTGTTGCCGATGGGCCGGATCGACGATGGCCTGGCGCTGGCTGAGCAGCCGAACGTGATCTTCGCCGCCTTCGGCGACATGATGCGCGTGCCCGGACGCAAGGGAACACCGCTCGAGTACCAGGCCCGTGGCGCGGATGTCCGCATGGTCTACTCCCCGCTGGATGCCTTGAAGCTCGCCCAGGCCAATCCGCAAAAGCACGTGGTCTTCTTTGCGATCGGCTTCGAGACCACAGCACCATCGACGGCACTCACGCTCATGCGCGCCAAGCAGCTGGGGATCCGGAACTTCTCGGTGTTCTGTAACCACGTTCTCATCGTCCCTGCCATCCGCGCGATTCTCGATTCCCCCGATATGCGCTTGGACGGGTTCATCGGTCCAGGACACGTCTCCACCGTGATCGGCTGTCGCCCGTACCTGTTCGTGGCGCGCGACTACGGGAAACCCTTAGTCGTCTCCGGCTTCGAGCCGCTCGACCTCCTCCAGGCGATCCTCATGATCTTGCGCCAGCTGCGAGAAGGGCGAGCCGAAGTCGAAAACCAGTACCGGCGCGTCGTCCCCTGGAACGGGAACCCAGCAGCACTCAAGGCGATGGCTGAAGTCTTCGAGCTCCGACCGTACTTCGAGTGGCGCGGGCTGGGCTTCATCTCGCAATCAGCCTTCAAGATCGCACCAGCCTACGCCGACTGGGACGCAGAGGTGCGGTTCGACATCCCCGGGATCCGGGTTACCGATCCCAAGGCAGCCCAGTGCGGTGAGGTGCTCAAAGGGGTGCTGAAGCCGCCACAATGCAAGCTGTTCGGTCGAGAGTGCACTCCAGAGCATCCTATCGGTGCCCTGATGGTCTCCAACGAGGGCGCGTGTGCAGCCTACTATCACTACGTCCACCGGCTCTCGGCGACGAGGAGTGCGTAG
- a CDS encoding HypC/HybG/HupF family hydrogenase formation chaperone: MRQTDVHPELWHYGSCTLDRDGCVTCGDLAVPVVVVAVEGNQAVCEDRVGQRAIVALDFVPDVMPGDVLLVHLGVALVRVGGDDAIR; encoded by the coding sequence ATGCGTCAGACTGACGTTCATCCTGAACTTTGGCACTACGGAAGCTGTACCCTCGATCGGGACGGCTGTGTCACCTGTGGTGACCTCGCTGTCCCTGTCGTGGTCGTGGCAGTGGAGGGAAACCAAGCGGTGTGCGAAGATCGCGTGGGCCAGAGAGCGATCGTTGCTCTCGACTTCGTCCCCGATGTGATGCCAGGGGACGTGCTGCTCGTGCACCTCGGAGTCGCACTCGTGCGCGTTGGAGGCGATGATGCGATACGTTGA
- a CDS encoding HypC/HybG/HupF family hydrogenase formation chaperone: MCLAIPGQVIDLDTDSRVALVNVLGVRRRINVELVWDDGLQAGDWVLIHVGFALSKVSEAEAAAQLRLLEALGEDAQAMEEVQGYIFDASD; this comes from the coding sequence GTGTGTCTCGCGATTCCGGGGCAGGTGATTGACCTCGATACGGACTCGCGTGTCGCGCTCGTGAACGTGCTCGGGGTCCGGCGGCGGATCAACGTCGAACTCGTGTGGGACGACGGCCTGCAAGCTGGGGATTGGGTCCTGATCCATGTCGGCTTCGCCCTGAGCAAAGTGAGCGAGGCGGAAGCGGCAGCCCAGCTCCGTCTCCTGGAAGCACTCGGCGAAGACGCGCAAGCGATGGAAGAAGTGCAAGGATATATCTTCGATGCGTCAGACTGA
- the hypB gene encoding hydrogenase nickel incorporation protein HypB — MDERLIRFEQRLLARNDAQASELRWRFLRAGTFVVNLASSPGAGKTTLLEATVQALGGGSHVGVIVGDLATDNDARRLAQAGGRVRQITTGTTCHLEAAMIQAALDGWNLDELEYLFIENVGNLVCPAAFDLGEAARVVLFAVTEGEDKPEKYPPLVHQADLILLTKWDLAPLLAFDEERFTEAVRRVNARVAILTVSARTGVGLGAWLDWLQQQRALQLTQWGAKKGADRVSRDSGAGD; from the coding sequence GTGGATGAACGCCTGATTCGCTTCGAGCAACGGCTTCTCGCCCGCAACGACGCGCAGGCTTCGGAGTTGCGCTGGCGGTTCCTCCGAGCTGGCACCTTCGTGGTCAACCTCGCGTCGAGTCCGGGTGCTGGAAAGACGACGCTTCTCGAAGCGACCGTGCAGGCACTCGGCGGAGGAAGCCACGTCGGAGTCATCGTCGGTGACCTCGCGACGGACAACGATGCGCGGCGTCTCGCCCAGGCAGGTGGGCGTGTCCGCCAGATCACGACCGGCACAACGTGCCATCTTGAGGCAGCGATGATCCAGGCAGCGCTCGACGGTTGGAACCTCGATGAGCTCGAGTACCTGTTCATCGAGAATGTGGGCAATCTCGTTTGCCCCGCAGCGTTCGATCTCGGGGAAGCGGCTCGAGTCGTCCTTTTCGCCGTGACTGAGGGAGAAGACAAACCGGAAAAGTATCCGCCCCTCGTCCACCAGGCTGACCTCATCCTGCTGACGAAGTGGGACTTGGCACCGCTCCTCGCCTTCGACGAGGAGCGCTTCACGGAGGCAGTGCGACGGGTGAATGCGCGAGTAGCGATCCTCACGGTGTCGGCACGCACCGGGGTCGGCCTCGGGGCCTGGTTGGACTGGCTCCAGCAGCAGCGAGCGCTTCAGTTGACGCAGTGGGGAGCGAAGAAGGGAGCTGACCGTGTGTCTCGCGATTCCGGGGCAGGTGATTGA
- a CDS encoding hydrogenase maturation nickel metallochaperone HypA, whose product MHELSVALSLIDALTESLGTHPDVRIEVIHLKIGPLSGVIEPALRSAFEIAAVGTIAEGAILAIQVPPIVLRCEECGQETNLSGADVMDNRDGLGSWISWLPPACPACGAAALTVVGGRELELVAAEVRRG is encoded by the coding sequence ATGCACGAACTCTCTGTCGCACTCAGCCTGATCGATGCGCTGACCGAATCCTTGGGTACGCATCCTGACGTGCGGATAGAGGTCATCCACCTGAAGATCGGTCCTCTTTCTGGCGTGATCGAGCCAGCGCTTCGGTCAGCCTTCGAGATCGCGGCGGTCGGCACGATAGCGGAAGGTGCGATCCTCGCTATCCAGGTCCCGCCGATCGTCCTCCGCTGTGAGGAGTGCGGCCAGGAGACGAACTTGAGCGGTGCAGATGTCATGGACAACCGAGATGGCCTCGGCTCCTGGATAAGCTGGCTACCACCTGCCTGCCCAGCGTGCGGCGCAGCAGCCCTGACGGTCGTAGGAGGCCGGGAGCTCGAGCTGGTCGCTGCGGAGGTGCGTCGTGGATGA
- a CDS encoding DUF6893 family small protein, translating to MLGRLVRWFFLVAIAVLIVQSLPDLERYLRIREM from the coding sequence ATGTTGGGACGACTGGTGAGGTGGTTCTTTCTGGTGGCGATTGCCGTGCTCATTGTCCAGTCGCTCCCTGATCTCGAGCGATACCTGCGTATTCGGGAAATGTGA
- a CDS encoding hydrogenase maturation protease: protein MPRALIAGIGNIFLRDDGFGSAVLQRLQRESLPPWVTAIDFGIRSVHLVYELLNDYDAILLVDATSRGGPPGTLYVLDLEPQSPDLVGEAMLLDPHALTPDRALLALSALRGRTVRVRLIGCEPGSVEEGMELTPPVAAAVDQAVQLVLEQLAELVGTSVEEKGGSSCWDDW, encoded by the coding sequence ATGCCACGGGCCTTGATTGCCGGGATCGGGAATATCTTTTTGCGCGATGACGGGTTCGGCTCGGCGGTGCTGCAACGTTTGCAGCGCGAGTCGCTTCCTCCCTGGGTGACGGCAATCGACTTTGGAATCAGGAGCGTGCACCTGGTCTATGAACTTCTCAACGACTACGATGCGATTCTCCTGGTGGACGCGACCTCACGTGGCGGTCCGCCGGGAACGCTCTATGTCCTCGACTTGGAACCGCAATCGCCCGACCTAGTCGGGGAAGCGATGCTCCTCGACCCACATGCCCTGACGCCGGACCGGGCGCTGCTCGCTCTGTCTGCACTGCGCGGCCGCACCGTCCGAGTCCGATTGATCGGCTGCGAGCCAGGATCGGTCGAAGAAGGAATGGAGCTGACACCGCCAGTTGCCGCAGCAGTCGACCAGGCGGTTCAGCTCGTGCTCGAGCAGTTGGCAGAACTCGTCGGCACGTCTGTCGAAGAGAAAGGAGGTTCATCATGTTGGGACGACTGGTGA
- a CDS encoding DUF6084 family protein, giving the protein MARFRFHCLDVRPEPYAAVPTLVFRLAIAEETGATVEGMLLRCQIQIDPRFRRYTDTERLALRDLFDEPRRWHQTLRPFPFASVTCVVPRFSGCTEVEMPVTCTYDFEVAASRFCTVLEQGEIPFLLLFSGSAFLNGSQGITAELLSWESETQYRLPVQVWQAMLDAYFPDSGWIRLSRETIAALQRFKASRGLPTWESVMAALLAAAERGET; this is encoded by the coding sequence ATGGCCAGATTCCGCTTCCACTGCCTCGATGTCCGACCGGAACCGTACGCCGCCGTGCCGACGCTCGTCTTCCGCTTAGCGATCGCGGAAGAGACGGGAGCGACGGTCGAAGGGATGCTCCTCCGCTGCCAGATCCAGATCGATCCGCGCTTCCGCCGCTATACGGACACGGAGCGCCTTGCGCTGCGCGACCTCTTCGACGAGCCACGACGGTGGCACCAGACGCTCCGCCCCTTCCCGTTCGCTTCCGTTACCTGTGTGGTCCCTCGCTTCAGCGGCTGCACGGAAGTCGAGATGCCGGTAACCTGTACCTACGACTTCGAGGTCGCTGCCAGCAGGTTCTGCACCGTGCTCGAGCAGGGAGAGATTCCTTTCCTCCTTCTCTTCAGTGGCTCCGCTTTTCTCAACGGATCGCAGGGGATCACGGCGGAGTTGTTGTCCTGGGAAAGCGAGACACAGTATCGCCTCCCTGTACAGGTCTGGCAGGCGATGCTGGATGCGTACTTCCCGGACAGTGGCTGGATCCGGCTCTCGCGAGAGACGATCGCAGCGCTCCAACGCTTCAAGGCGAGCCGGGGACTTCCTACCTGGGAAAGCGTGATGGCAGCACTCCTGGCCGCAGCCGAACGGGGTGAGACATGA